A single window of Nasonia vitripennis strain AsymCx chromosome 4, Nvit_psr_1.1, whole genome shotgun sequence DNA harbors:
- the LOC100119542 gene encoding transmembrane protein 245 isoform X2, with product METPKTPMDNLLNMLSGLSAGHEKALKQGIYNAVALFLLCVVCAAGYGLFLVLHPFLKPLVWALLCGSVLFPFKSSLTTIVQSWFATTEISNKPFLISLSLVPINIFDKLSEFIGSFLQKYLRYILSAIILVVGLLMVYKYTPNILCCLMWRLFMIFNSVLGLFISACNIFSISAVIIGYLSILYVYWTPANSVQFRYSSFVIWFMLSLYLSNVFGTYPILVFCGLQILFLIGFIYEVVLILDLQEMEGNRNSLMDVVRLALSNFDVSTSNTTGMPTLIEDESLVEGENFDTKEPEGNEIKRLSTKPFLKVTGRSLSMDSDVGKTVYDHPARRVRSASNVYSGRISISDRYFLKKLRSDLRMSLDLEDNNVDTDKYMYVAMYACIGMILWKHKWIVAILIVPVAYYYLKKLSSYFGIGKGILNQCQKMVNSIKLWCEERHQALIPVNIRGLYKVSIIVDQKITQMLKGSVDAVATTAVILGLIIFVICTSIFITIQVYTEGMHLVQVSGEILNSTLMNNPDIDWVPQQWQDSVNSVLDNAYMYGRTAISDGVRKLVKDLEPGKAEQMEKKVLELWDRLYQAWMMSNDGPDMIGPTVDANAAFSVWESLKEGLGKAPLQLFNMTSIQNFAKENVGILMSVLDSVWTILKGNMSVVLGLITELLYIVLMSGSAVLNFALSMVVFFTALFYLLSSSGKTYKPIELITNFSPISCHRFATALQESVIGVFTATFKLASFFGMWTWFIHNLFQVKIVYLPSAFATLLGAVPFLDAYFACIPATIELWFTQGPLIAIIFFLFHFLACNIVVTEFYKEIKGGGHPYLTGLSIAGGVFCLGIEGAIFGPLLLCCIMVAINLSRRYLQSPSEEAINSIKSQIDQMES from the exons ATGGAGACTCCGAAAACACCAATGGACAATCTTTTGAACATGTTATCAGGACTTAGTGCTGGTCATGAAAAAGCACTGAAACAAGGTATTTACAATGCCGTTGCTTTATTCCTACTGTGCGTTGTTTGTGCAGCAGGGTATGGATTATTTCTTGTTCTTCATCCATTTTTGAAACCACTGGTTTGGGCCTTACTTTGTGGCTCAGTTCTATTTCCTTTCAAGTCTTCCTTAACTACAATTGTACAATCTTGGTTTGCtaccacagaaatttcaaacAAACCATTTTTAATCAGTTTATCATTAGTTCCTATAAATATATTCGACAAACTCTCTGAATTTATTGGctcatttttacaaaaatatctaCGATATATTTTGAGTGCTATCATATTAGTAGTTGGTTTACTGATGGTTTATAAATACACACCAAATATTCTTTGTTGCTTGATGTGGAGATTGTTTATGATCTTTAACTCAGTTCTTGGACTATTCATATCAGCATGTAATATTTTTTCG ATCAGTGCTGTCATCATAGGATACTTATCaattttgtatgtatactggACTCCAGCTAATAGTGTTCAATTTCGCTATAGTTCTTTTGTTATCTGGTTCATGCTTAGTCTGTACTTATCAAATGTTTTTGGAACGTATCCAATTTTGGTATTTTGTGGacttcaaattttatttttaattggatTCATATATGAAGTAGTATTAATCCTAGATCTTCAAGAAATGGAAGGCAATAGAAATTCACTTATGGATGTTGTACGATTAGCTTTAAGTAATTTCGATGTCTCAACGTCCAACACTACTGGGATGCCAACATTGATTGAAGATGAATCTTTAGTAGAGggtgaaaattttgatacCAAAGAACCTGAAGGTAATGAAATAAAACGTTTATCAACAAAACCATTCCTTAAAGTAACAGGGAGATCTCTCTCTATGGATTCAGACGTTGGCAAGACAGTATATGATCATCCTGCTAGGAGAGTGAGATCTGCAAGTAAtgtttattctggtagaataTCTATATCAGATAGATACTTTCTAAAAAAACTGAGGTCTGATTTGCGTATGTCATTGGATTTGGAAGACAATAATGTGGATACGgataaatatatgtatgttGCAATGTATGCTTGTATAGGAATGATCTTATGGAAACATAAATGGATAGTAGCAATTTTGATTGTGCCAGTggcttattattatttgaagAAATTAAGTTCTTATTTTGGCATTGGAAAAGGGATACTTAATCAGTGCCAAAAAATGGTAAATTCCATTAAATTATGGTGTGAAGAACGACATCAAGCTTTGATACCTGTTAATATTAGAGGTCTTTACAAAGTCAGTATTATAGTTGATCAGAAAATAACTCAAATGTTGAAAGGATCTGTAGATGCTGTTGCAACCACAGCAGTTATTTTGGGACTTATAATTTTTGTCATATGTACATCTATTTTCATTACTATTCAA GTTTACACGGAAGGAATGCATCTTGTTCAAGTGAGTGGTGAGATTCTGAATTCAACTTTAATGAATAACCCAGATATAGACTGGGTTCCTCAACAATGGCAAGATTCTGTTAACAGCGTTTTAGATAATGCTTATATGTATGGGCGCACAGCAATTTCTGATGGT GTACGAAAGTTAGTGAAAGATTTAGAACCTGGCAAAGCAGAACAAATGGAGAAAAAAGTATTGGAGCTCTGGGATAGACTTTATCAAGCCTGGATGATGTCAAACGATGGACCAGATATGATTGGTCCAACAGTTGATGCAAATGCTGCTTTTTCTGTTTGGGAAAGTTTAAAAGAGGGCTTGGGAAAAGCTCCTTTAC AATTGTTTAATATGACtagtattcaaaattttgctaAAGAAAATGTTGGCATTCTGATGTCAGTTTTAGATTCCGTTTGGACTATACTAAAAGGAAATATGTCGGTAGTTCTTGGTTTGATTACTGAACTTTTATATATAGTACTTATGAGTGGATCAGCTGTACTGAATTTCGCACTAAGCATG GTTGTATTTTTTACtgctcttttttatttactcagCTCTAGTGGGAAAACTTACAAACCAATTGAGTTGATTACAAACTTTAGTCCAATAAGTTGCCACag ATTTGCTACAGCATTGCAAGAGTCTGTAATAGGAGTCTTCACTGCAACATTCAAATTAGCTTCATTCTTTGGAATGTGGACTTGGTTTATACACAATTTATTTCAAGTGAAAATTGTCTACCTACCATCAGCATTTGCTACTCTTCTTGGAGCAGTACCATTCCTCGATGCTTACTTTGCCTGTATTCCAGCAACTATAGAGCTTTGGTTCACTCAAGGACCTTTGATTgctataattttctttttattccaTTTTCTGGCCTGTAATATTGTGGTGACCGAATTTTACAAGGAAATCAAAGG AGGTGGGCATCCTTACCTTACTGGATTGTCAATAGCAGGTGGTGTGTTTTGCTTAGGTATTGAAGGAGCTATATTTGGACCTTTGCTTCTTTGTTGCATCATGGTGGCAATAAATTTGAGTAGAAGATATCTTCAATCTCCTTCGGAAGAGGCAATAAATTCAATCAAATCTCAAATCGATCAAATGGAATCATAA
- the LOC100119542 gene encoding transmembrane protein 245 isoform X1 — translation METPKTPMDNLLNMLSGLSAGHEKALKQGIYNAVALFLLCVVCAAGYGLFLVLHPFLKPLVWALLCGSVLFPFKSSLTTIVQSWFATTEISNKPFLISLSLVPINIFDKLSEFIGSFLQKYLRYILSAIILVVGLLMVYKYTPNILCCLMWRLFMIFNSVLGLFISACNIFSISAVIIGYLSILYVYWTPANSVQFRYSSFVIWFMLSLYLSNVFGTYPILVFCGLQILFLIGFIYEVVLILDLQEMEGNRNSLMDVVRLALSNFDVSTSNTTGMPTLIEDESLVEGENFDTKEPEGNEIKRLSTKPFLKVTGRSLSMDSDVGKTVYDHPARRVRSASNVYSGRISISDRYFLKKLRSDLRMSLDLEDNNVDTDKYMYVAMYACIGMILWKHKWIVAILIVPVAYYYLKKLSSYFGIGKGILNQCQKMVNSIKLWCEERHQALIPVNIRGLYKVSIIVDQKITQMLKGSVDAVATTAVILGLIIFVICTSIFITIQVYTEGMHLVQVSGEILNSTLMNNPDIDWVPQQWQDSVNSVLDNAYMYGRTAISDGVRKLVKDLEPGKAEQMEKKVLELWDRLYQAWMMSNDGPDMIGPTVDANAAFSVWESLKEGLGKAPLQLFNMTSIQNFAKENVGILMSVLDSVWTILKGNMSVVLGLITELLYIVLMSGSAVLNFALSMVVFFTALFYLLSSSGKTYKPIELITNFSPISCHRPDEKGFATALQESVIGVFTATFKLASFFGMWTWFIHNLFQVKIVYLPSAFATLLGAVPFLDAYFACIPATIELWFTQGPLIAIIFFLFHFLACNIVVTEFYKEIKGGGHPYLTGLSIAGGVFCLGIEGAIFGPLLLCCIMVAINLSRRYLQSPSEEAINSIKSQIDQMES, via the exons ATGGAGACTCCGAAAACACCAATGGACAATCTTTTGAACATGTTATCAGGACTTAGTGCTGGTCATGAAAAAGCACTGAAACAAGGTATTTACAATGCCGTTGCTTTATTCCTACTGTGCGTTGTTTGTGCAGCAGGGTATGGATTATTTCTTGTTCTTCATCCATTTTTGAAACCACTGGTTTGGGCCTTACTTTGTGGCTCAGTTCTATTTCCTTTCAAGTCTTCCTTAACTACAATTGTACAATCTTGGTTTGCtaccacagaaatttcaaacAAACCATTTTTAATCAGTTTATCATTAGTTCCTATAAATATATTCGACAAACTCTCTGAATTTATTGGctcatttttacaaaaatatctaCGATATATTTTGAGTGCTATCATATTAGTAGTTGGTTTACTGATGGTTTATAAATACACACCAAATATTCTTTGTTGCTTGATGTGGAGATTGTTTATGATCTTTAACTCAGTTCTTGGACTATTCATATCAGCATGTAATATTTTTTCG ATCAGTGCTGTCATCATAGGATACTTATCaattttgtatgtatactggACTCCAGCTAATAGTGTTCAATTTCGCTATAGTTCTTTTGTTATCTGGTTCATGCTTAGTCTGTACTTATCAAATGTTTTTGGAACGTATCCAATTTTGGTATTTTGTGGacttcaaattttatttttaattggatTCATATATGAAGTAGTATTAATCCTAGATCTTCAAGAAATGGAAGGCAATAGAAATTCACTTATGGATGTTGTACGATTAGCTTTAAGTAATTTCGATGTCTCAACGTCCAACACTACTGGGATGCCAACATTGATTGAAGATGAATCTTTAGTAGAGggtgaaaattttgatacCAAAGAACCTGAAGGTAATGAAATAAAACGTTTATCAACAAAACCATTCCTTAAAGTAACAGGGAGATCTCTCTCTATGGATTCAGACGTTGGCAAGACAGTATATGATCATCCTGCTAGGAGAGTGAGATCTGCAAGTAAtgtttattctggtagaataTCTATATCAGATAGATACTTTCTAAAAAAACTGAGGTCTGATTTGCGTATGTCATTGGATTTGGAAGACAATAATGTGGATACGgataaatatatgtatgttGCAATGTATGCTTGTATAGGAATGATCTTATGGAAACATAAATGGATAGTAGCAATTTTGATTGTGCCAGTggcttattattatttgaagAAATTAAGTTCTTATTTTGGCATTGGAAAAGGGATACTTAATCAGTGCCAAAAAATGGTAAATTCCATTAAATTATGGTGTGAAGAACGACATCAAGCTTTGATACCTGTTAATATTAGAGGTCTTTACAAAGTCAGTATTATAGTTGATCAGAAAATAACTCAAATGTTGAAAGGATCTGTAGATGCTGTTGCAACCACAGCAGTTATTTTGGGACTTATAATTTTTGTCATATGTACATCTATTTTCATTACTATTCAA GTTTACACGGAAGGAATGCATCTTGTTCAAGTGAGTGGTGAGATTCTGAATTCAACTTTAATGAATAACCCAGATATAGACTGGGTTCCTCAACAATGGCAAGATTCTGTTAACAGCGTTTTAGATAATGCTTATATGTATGGGCGCACAGCAATTTCTGATGGT GTACGAAAGTTAGTGAAAGATTTAGAACCTGGCAAAGCAGAACAAATGGAGAAAAAAGTATTGGAGCTCTGGGATAGACTTTATCAAGCCTGGATGATGTCAAACGATGGACCAGATATGATTGGTCCAACAGTTGATGCAAATGCTGCTTTTTCTGTTTGGGAAAGTTTAAAAGAGGGCTTGGGAAAAGCTCCTTTAC AATTGTTTAATATGACtagtattcaaaattttgctaAAGAAAATGTTGGCATTCTGATGTCAGTTTTAGATTCCGTTTGGACTATACTAAAAGGAAATATGTCGGTAGTTCTTGGTTTGATTACTGAACTTTTATATATAGTACTTATGAGTGGATCAGCTGTACTGAATTTCGCACTAAGCATG GTTGTATTTTTTACtgctcttttttatttactcagCTCTAGTGGGAAAACTTACAAACCAATTGAGTTGATTACAAACTTTAGTCCAATAAGTTGCCACag ACCTGATGAAAAAGG ATTTGCTACAGCATTGCAAGAGTCTGTAATAGGAGTCTTCACTGCAACATTCAAATTAGCTTCATTCTTTGGAATGTGGACTTGGTTTATACACAATTTATTTCAAGTGAAAATTGTCTACCTACCATCAGCATTTGCTACTCTTCTTGGAGCAGTACCATTCCTCGATGCTTACTTTGCCTGTATTCCAGCAACTATAGAGCTTTGGTTCACTCAAGGACCTTTGATTgctataattttctttttattccaTTTTCTGGCCTGTAATATTGTGGTGACCGAATTTTACAAGGAAATCAAAGG AGGTGGGCATCCTTACCTTACTGGATTGTCAATAGCAGGTGGTGTGTTTTGCTTAGGTATTGAAGGAGCTATATTTGGACCTTTGCTTCTTTGTTGCATCATGGTGGCAATAAATTTGAGTAGAAGATATCTTCAATCTCCTTCGGAAGAGGCAATAAATTCAATCAAATCTCAAATCGATCAAATGGAATCATAA
- the LOC100119542 gene encoding transmembrane protein 245 isoform X4: protein METPKTPMDNLLNMLSGLSAGHEKALKQGIYNAVALFLLCVVCAAGYGLFLVLHPFLKPLVWALLCGSVLFPFKSSLTTIVQSWFATTEISNKPFLISLSLVPINIFDKLSEFIGSFLQKYLRYILSAIILVVGLLMVYKYTPNILCCLMWRLFMIFNSVLGLFISACNIFSISAVIIGYLSILYVYWTPANSVQFRYSSFVIWFMLSLYLSNVFGTYPILVFCGLQILFLIGFIYEVVLILDLQEMEGNRNSLMDVVRLALSNFDVSTSNTTGMPTLIEDESLVEGENFDTKEPEDVGKTVYDHPARRVRSASNVYSGRISISDRYFLKKLRSDLRMSLDLEDNNVDTDKYMYVAMYACIGMILWKHKWIVAILIVPVAYYYLKKLSSYFGIGKGILNQCQKMVNSIKLWCEERHQALIPVNIRGLYKVSIIVDQKITQMLKGSVDAVATTAVILGLIIFVICTSIFITIQVYTEGMHLVQVSGEILNSTLMNNPDIDWVPQQWQDSVNSVLDNAYMYGRTAISDGVRKLVKDLEPGKAEQMEKKVLELWDRLYQAWMMSNDGPDMIGPTVDANAAFSVWESLKEGLGKAPLQLFNMTSIQNFAKENVGILMSVLDSVWTILKGNMSVVLGLITELLYIVLMSGSAVLNFALSMVVFFTALFYLLSSSGKTYKPIELITNFSPISCHRPDEKGFATALQESVIGVFTATFKLASFFGMWTWFIHNLFQVKIVYLPSAFATLLGAVPFLDAYFACIPATIELWFTQGPLIAIIFFLFHFLACNIVVTEFYKEIKGGGHPYLTGLSIAGGVFCLGIEGAIFGPLLLCCIMVAINLSRRYLQSPSEEAINSIKSQIDQMES from the exons ATGGAGACTCCGAAAACACCAATGGACAATCTTTTGAACATGTTATCAGGACTTAGTGCTGGTCATGAAAAAGCACTGAAACAAGGTATTTACAATGCCGTTGCTTTATTCCTACTGTGCGTTGTTTGTGCAGCAGGGTATGGATTATTTCTTGTTCTTCATCCATTTTTGAAACCACTGGTTTGGGCCTTACTTTGTGGCTCAGTTCTATTTCCTTTCAAGTCTTCCTTAACTACAATTGTACAATCTTGGTTTGCtaccacagaaatttcaaacAAACCATTTTTAATCAGTTTATCATTAGTTCCTATAAATATATTCGACAAACTCTCTGAATTTATTGGctcatttttacaaaaatatctaCGATATATTTTGAGTGCTATCATATTAGTAGTTGGTTTACTGATGGTTTATAAATACACACCAAATATTCTTTGTTGCTTGATGTGGAGATTGTTTATGATCTTTAACTCAGTTCTTGGACTATTCATATCAGCATGTAATATTTTTTCG ATCAGTGCTGTCATCATAGGATACTTATCaattttgtatgtatactggACTCCAGCTAATAGTGTTCAATTTCGCTATAGTTCTTTTGTTATCTGGTTCATGCTTAGTCTGTACTTATCAAATGTTTTTGGAACGTATCCAATTTTGGTATTTTGTGGacttcaaattttatttttaattggatTCATATATGAAGTAGTATTAATCCTAGATCTTCAAGAAATGGAAGGCAATAGAAATTCACTTATGGATGTTGTACGATTAGCTTTAAGTAATTTCGATGTCTCAACGTCCAACACTACTGGGATGCCAACATTGATTGAAGATGAATCTTTAGTAGAGggtgaaaattttgatacCAAAGAACCTGAAG ACGTTGGCAAGACAGTATATGATCATCCTGCTAGGAGAGTGAGATCTGCAAGTAAtgtttattctggtagaataTCTATATCAGATAGATACTTTCTAAAAAAACTGAGGTCTGATTTGCGTATGTCATTGGATTTGGAAGACAATAATGTGGATACGgataaatatatgtatgttGCAATGTATGCTTGTATAGGAATGATCTTATGGAAACATAAATGGATAGTAGCAATTTTGATTGTGCCAGTggcttattattatttgaagAAATTAAGTTCTTATTTTGGCATTGGAAAAGGGATACTTAATCAGTGCCAAAAAATGGTAAATTCCATTAAATTATGGTGTGAAGAACGACATCAAGCTTTGATACCTGTTAATATTAGAGGTCTTTACAAAGTCAGTATTATAGTTGATCAGAAAATAACTCAAATGTTGAAAGGATCTGTAGATGCTGTTGCAACCACAGCAGTTATTTTGGGACTTATAATTTTTGTCATATGTACATCTATTTTCATTACTATTCAA GTTTACACGGAAGGAATGCATCTTGTTCAAGTGAGTGGTGAGATTCTGAATTCAACTTTAATGAATAACCCAGATATAGACTGGGTTCCTCAACAATGGCAAGATTCTGTTAACAGCGTTTTAGATAATGCTTATATGTATGGGCGCACAGCAATTTCTGATGGT GTACGAAAGTTAGTGAAAGATTTAGAACCTGGCAAAGCAGAACAAATGGAGAAAAAAGTATTGGAGCTCTGGGATAGACTTTATCAAGCCTGGATGATGTCAAACGATGGACCAGATATGATTGGTCCAACAGTTGATGCAAATGCTGCTTTTTCTGTTTGGGAAAGTTTAAAAGAGGGCTTGGGAAAAGCTCCTTTAC AATTGTTTAATATGACtagtattcaaaattttgctaAAGAAAATGTTGGCATTCTGATGTCAGTTTTAGATTCCGTTTGGACTATACTAAAAGGAAATATGTCGGTAGTTCTTGGTTTGATTACTGAACTTTTATATATAGTACTTATGAGTGGATCAGCTGTACTGAATTTCGCACTAAGCATG GTTGTATTTTTTACtgctcttttttatttactcagCTCTAGTGGGAAAACTTACAAACCAATTGAGTTGATTACAAACTTTAGTCCAATAAGTTGCCACag ACCTGATGAAAAAGG ATTTGCTACAGCATTGCAAGAGTCTGTAATAGGAGTCTTCACTGCAACATTCAAATTAGCTTCATTCTTTGGAATGTGGACTTGGTTTATACACAATTTATTTCAAGTGAAAATTGTCTACCTACCATCAGCATTTGCTACTCTTCTTGGAGCAGTACCATTCCTCGATGCTTACTTTGCCTGTATTCCAGCAACTATAGAGCTTTGGTTCACTCAAGGACCTTTGATTgctataattttctttttattccaTTTTCTGGCCTGTAATATTGTGGTGACCGAATTTTACAAGGAAATCAAAGG AGGTGGGCATCCTTACCTTACTGGATTGTCAATAGCAGGTGGTGTGTTTTGCTTAGGTATTGAAGGAGCTATATTTGGACCTTTGCTTCTTTGTTGCATCATGGTGGCAATAAATTTGAGTAGAAGATATCTTCAATCTCCTTCGGAAGAGGCAATAAATTCAATCAAATCTCAAATCGATCAAATGGAATCATAA
- the LOC100119542 gene encoding transmembrane protein 245 isoform X3, whose amino-acid sequence METPKTPMDNLLNMLSGLSAGHEKALKQGIYNAVALFLLCVVCAAGYGLFLVLHPFLKPLVWALLCGSVLFPFKSSLTTIVQSWFATTEISNKPFLISLSLVPINIFDKLSEFIGSFLQKYLRYILSAIILVVGLLMVYKYTPNILCCLMWRLFMIFNSVLGLFISACNIFSISAVIIGYLSILYVYWTPANSVQFRYSSFVIWFMLSLYLSNVFGTYPILVFCGLQILFLIGFIYEVVLILDLQEMEGNRNSLMDVVRLALSNFDVSTSNTTGMPTLIEDESLVEGENFDTKEPEGNEIKRLSTKPFLKVTGRSLSMDSDVGKTVYDHPARRVRSASNVYSGRISISDRYFLKKLRSDLRMSLDLEDNNVDTDKYMYVAMYACIGMILWKHKWIVAILIVPVAYYYLKKLSSYFGIGKGILNQCQKMVNSIKLWCEERHQALIPVNIRGLYKVSIIVDQKITQMLKGSVDAVATTAVILGLIIFVICTSIFITIQVYTEGMHLVQVSGEILNSTLMNNPDIDWVPQQWQDSVNSVLDNAYMYGRTAISDGVRKLVKDLEPGKAEQMEKKVLELWDRLYQAWMMSNDGPDMIGPTVDANAAFSVWESLKEGLGKAPLLLDSVWTILKGNMSVVLGLITELLYIVLMSGSAVLNFALSMVVFFTALFYLLSSSGKTYKPIELITNFSPISCHRPDEKGFATALQESVIGVFTATFKLASFFGMWTWFIHNLFQVKIVYLPSAFATLLGAVPFLDAYFACIPATIELWFTQGPLIAIIFFLFHFLACNIVVTEFYKEIKGGGHPYLTGLSIAGGVFCLGIEGAIFGPLLLCCIMVAINLSRRYLQSPSEEAINSIKSQIDQMES is encoded by the exons ATGGAGACTCCGAAAACACCAATGGACAATCTTTTGAACATGTTATCAGGACTTAGTGCTGGTCATGAAAAAGCACTGAAACAAGGTATTTACAATGCCGTTGCTTTATTCCTACTGTGCGTTGTTTGTGCAGCAGGGTATGGATTATTTCTTGTTCTTCATCCATTTTTGAAACCACTGGTTTGGGCCTTACTTTGTGGCTCAGTTCTATTTCCTTTCAAGTCTTCCTTAACTACAATTGTACAATCTTGGTTTGCtaccacagaaatttcaaacAAACCATTTTTAATCAGTTTATCATTAGTTCCTATAAATATATTCGACAAACTCTCTGAATTTATTGGctcatttttacaaaaatatctaCGATATATTTTGAGTGCTATCATATTAGTAGTTGGTTTACTGATGGTTTATAAATACACACCAAATATTCTTTGTTGCTTGATGTGGAGATTGTTTATGATCTTTAACTCAGTTCTTGGACTATTCATATCAGCATGTAATATTTTTTCG ATCAGTGCTGTCATCATAGGATACTTATCaattttgtatgtatactggACTCCAGCTAATAGTGTTCAATTTCGCTATAGTTCTTTTGTTATCTGGTTCATGCTTAGTCTGTACTTATCAAATGTTTTTGGAACGTATCCAATTTTGGTATTTTGTGGacttcaaattttatttttaattggatTCATATATGAAGTAGTATTAATCCTAGATCTTCAAGAAATGGAAGGCAATAGAAATTCACTTATGGATGTTGTACGATTAGCTTTAAGTAATTTCGATGTCTCAACGTCCAACACTACTGGGATGCCAACATTGATTGAAGATGAATCTTTAGTAGAGggtgaaaattttgatacCAAAGAACCTGAAGGTAATGAAATAAAACGTTTATCAACAAAACCATTCCTTAAAGTAACAGGGAGATCTCTCTCTATGGATTCAGACGTTGGCAAGACAGTATATGATCATCCTGCTAGGAGAGTGAGATCTGCAAGTAAtgtttattctggtagaataTCTATATCAGATAGATACTTTCTAAAAAAACTGAGGTCTGATTTGCGTATGTCATTGGATTTGGAAGACAATAATGTGGATACGgataaatatatgtatgttGCAATGTATGCTTGTATAGGAATGATCTTATGGAAACATAAATGGATAGTAGCAATTTTGATTGTGCCAGTggcttattattatttgaagAAATTAAGTTCTTATTTTGGCATTGGAAAAGGGATACTTAATCAGTGCCAAAAAATGGTAAATTCCATTAAATTATGGTGTGAAGAACGACATCAAGCTTTGATACCTGTTAATATTAGAGGTCTTTACAAAGTCAGTATTATAGTTGATCAGAAAATAACTCAAATGTTGAAAGGATCTGTAGATGCTGTTGCAACCACAGCAGTTATTTTGGGACTTATAATTTTTGTCATATGTACATCTATTTTCATTACTATTCAA GTTTACACGGAAGGAATGCATCTTGTTCAAGTGAGTGGTGAGATTCTGAATTCAACTTTAATGAATAACCCAGATATAGACTGGGTTCCTCAACAATGGCAAGATTCTGTTAACAGCGTTTTAGATAATGCTTATATGTATGGGCGCACAGCAATTTCTGATGGT GTACGAAAGTTAGTGAAAGATTTAGAACCTGGCAAAGCAGAACAAATGGAGAAAAAAGTATTGGAGCTCTGGGATAGACTTTATCAAGCCTGGATGATGTCAAACGATGGACCAGATATGATTGGTCCAACAGTTGATGCAAATGCTGCTTTTTCTGTTTGGGAAAGTTTAAAAGAGGGCTTGGGAAAAGCTCCTTTAC TTTTAGATTCCGTTTGGACTATACTAAAAGGAAATATGTCGGTAGTTCTTGGTTTGATTACTGAACTTTTATATATAGTACTTATGAGTGGATCAGCTGTACTGAATTTCGCACTAAGCATG GTTGTATTTTTTACtgctcttttttatttactcagCTCTAGTGGGAAAACTTACAAACCAATTGAGTTGATTACAAACTTTAGTCCAATAAGTTGCCACag ACCTGATGAAAAAGG ATTTGCTACAGCATTGCAAGAGTCTGTAATAGGAGTCTTCACTGCAACATTCAAATTAGCTTCATTCTTTGGAATGTGGACTTGGTTTATACACAATTTATTTCAAGTGAAAATTGTCTACCTACCATCAGCATTTGCTACTCTTCTTGGAGCAGTACCATTCCTCGATGCTTACTTTGCCTGTATTCCAGCAACTATAGAGCTTTGGTTCACTCAAGGACCTTTGATTgctataattttctttttattccaTTTTCTGGCCTGTAATATTGTGGTGACCGAATTTTACAAGGAAATCAAAGG AGGTGGGCATCCTTACCTTACTGGATTGTCAATAGCAGGTGGTGTGTTTTGCTTAGGTATTGAAGGAGCTATATTTGGACCTTTGCTTCTTTGTTGCATCATGGTGGCAATAAATTTGAGTAGAAGATATCTTCAATCTCCTTCGGAAGAGGCAATAAATTCAATCAAATCTCAAATCGATCAAATGGAATCATAA